One segment of Chlorocebus sabaeus isolate Y175 chromosome 26, mChlSab1.0.hap1, whole genome shotgun sequence DNA contains the following:
- the SLC24A1 gene encoding sodium/potassium/calcium exchanger 1 isoform X5, with the protein MKWNKQIEAWVKEQLSRRPAAKVMALGDLSKPGDGAIAMDELQDNKKLKLPSLLTRGSSSTSLHNSTIRSTIYQLMLHSLDPLREVRLAEEKEEDSLNQEARAQPQAKSESKPEEEEPAKLPAVTVTPAPAPDIKGDQKENPGGQEDVAEAESTGEMTGEEGETAGEGETEEKSGGETQPEGEGETGTQGKGEEREKENEAEGKGDNEGEGEGEIHAEDGEMKGIEGETESQELSAENHGEAKSDEKGVEDGGGSDGGDNEEEEEEEEEEEEEEEEEEEEEEEEEEEEEEEEEGNEEPLSLHWPETRQKQAIYLFLLPIVFPLWLTVPDVRRQESRKFFVFTFLGSIVWIAMFSYLMVWWAHQVGETIGISEEIMGLTILAAGTSIPDLITSVIVARKGLGDMAVSSSVGSNIFDITVGLPVPWLLFCLINGLQPVPVSSNGLFCAIVLLFLMLLFVISSIASCKWRMNKILGFTMFLLYFVFLIISVMLEDRIISCPVSV; encoded by the exons CTCCCGTCCTTGCTGACCCGAGGGAGCAGCTCGACCTCTCTGCACAACAGCACCATCCGCAGCACCATCTACCAGCTTATGCTCCACAGCCTGGACCCCTTGAGGGAAG TTCGCCTTGccgaggagaaggaggaggacagCTTGAATCAAGAGGCCAGAGCCCAACCCCAGGCCAAATCAGAAAGTAAACCAGAAG AGGAGGAGCCAGCCAAGCTCCCTGCGGTCACGGTCACACCAGCCCCTGCTCCAGACATCAAGGGAGATCAGAAGGAGAATCCAGGCGGTCAG GAAGATGTGGCTGAGGCTGAGAGCACAGGTGAAATGACAGGTGAAGAGGGCGAAACTGCTGGTGAAGGTGAAACTGAAGAGAAAAGCGGAGGTGAAACTCAACCAGAAGGTGAAGGTGAAACTGGAAcacaaggaaaaggagaagaacgtgaaaaagaaaatgaagcagaaggaaaaggagacaaTGAAGGTGAAGGTGAGGGTGAAATCCACGCAGAAGATGGTGAAATGAAAGGTATTGAAGGTGAAACTGAAAGCCAGGAACTCAGTGCTGAAAATCACGGTGAAGCCAAAAGTGATGAGAAAGGTGTAGAAGATGGAGGGGGAAGTGATGGAGGGGATAacgaagaggaggaagaggaggaggaggaggaagaggaggaggaggaagaggaggaggaggaagaggaggaggaagaggaagaagaggaagaggaggaggagggaaatgaAGAGCCTCTGTCCCTGCACTGGCCTGAAACCAGGCAGAAGCAGGCCATTTACCTCTTTCTCCTGCCCATCGTGTTCCCACTGTGGCTGACAGTCCCCGACGTCCGAAGGCAG GAGTCtaggaagttttttgttttcacCTTCCTGGGATCTATCGTGTGGATAGCCATGTTCTCATACCTCATGGTGTGGTGGGCTCACCAG GTTGGTGAAACAATAGGCATTTCTGAAGAGATTATGGGCCTGACAATCCTTGCAGCAGGCACAtcaattcctgacctcatcaCCAGTGTGATTGTCGCTCGAAAAGGCCTGGGAGACATGGCTGTGTCAAGCTCTGTGGGCAGTAACATATTTGATATTACTGTGGG CTTGCCCGTTCCTTGGTTGCTTTTCTGTCTTATTAATGGATTACAGCCAGTTCCAGTCAGCAGCAATGGCTTGTTTTGTgcaattgttttgctttttctcatgCTTCTGTTTGTGATCTCTTCAATTGCGTCATGTAAATGGAGAATGAACAAGATCCTGGGCTTCACAATGTTCCTCCTTTACTTTGTGTTCCTGATAATCAGTGTGATGTTAGAAGATCGAATCATATCCTGTCCTGTATCTGTCTGA